A window from Drosophila kikkawai strain 14028-0561.14 chromosome 2L, DkikHiC1v2, whole genome shotgun sequence encodes these proteins:
- the LOC108074289 gene encoding uncharacterized protein, translating to MSTTQAVLGPGPKGANGVRPTEATDHIITISTASLTESGSEEPVKGAVPTSPVTKTLGSGFPSSPPTSSSEQKQSQALGLCRLSQLVSYQNNIADVQHRRGRRLHGLQLPLHPLQLFGWLVLLLFGVASYWVLIPAFHTPLQGPLYGLITGLYLVHIASHLTALLTDPADKELRRVHRNDRIVPEFDRTKHGHVIENGRCHLCNIRTSSSRTKHCSVCNKCVGKFDHHCKWLNHCIGSRNYVAFLMCVVSAVVATLVIVAAVVAQIVFYYIQPEWLSFYWCRLGSEVNTSHHHIALDGGDYINLTLSLGMEQQPAMEEEEQRRRVMDDDDEQLLLLQANATISSTLPTLLENFTALIEASTTQPEISLTNHTVTPVVGGIGVNETIFLLLLGVLGLLAAVSAGLLLHLCFFHIYISFLGLTTYEYIRNHRQAQEAKAKQLQEAAPPTGVAKNGSVHFSASMPEPHIPSKSLPGGQQLYCCSSAPHPSQQQNQEAAAVGQTREQSMRMHCCASSREFHQSRQAIYVCSVLEERRVPQQVQLEQDTLSSFHCCSSFAASSLQRRVSLAKGSLLSAEPRPQRPATYLQYTEQCTLCTFRLRRGTASGSSGAVSSAGGSSSTRTLTSQTGGSSSSATAAGNISKHQRWRRKWNCCASVPDSPDVPNDLLAALTFREREEAAAAAKLSAQELPPIQFIRTLNGGVDQELPLKPATIPSTPPRSSRLRHMLRLLGRYRRPRCRHGGHHGGIAAGKEHHQNHGGSGIKQNQIRPLQLQAAGRGYATSTATPTPPASSPSRSSLESSELSTSPSSGGQKEVMLLPTSVIRDDSVTTYTLTLPPALPPPTRRKMNQTSQELAELAKTLGFASNLQQQSCQTNSRTLPSLGNVYRRQRRKHFLRTRSPTLSPIHESGLSNPTSPQPLRHHHLANATNSNPAKATSSPTLLNRGTLGSGNSALLVQNLCSLAGETLRKTASNSSLQSISSNSSST from the coding sequence ATGTCCACAACACAAGCTGTACTAGGACCCGGACCCAAAGGAGCCAACGGAGTCAGGCCGACGGAGGCAACGGACCACATCATAACCATCAGCACTGCCAGCCTAACCGAGTCGGGCAGCGAGGAGCCAGTAAAGGGAGCAGTGCCTACCTCACCTGTCACCAAAACCCTGGGAAGCGGATTTCCCTCATCGCCGCCGACATCGTCCAGTGAGCAGAAGCAGAGCCAAGCCCTCGGTCTGTGCCGGCTATCGCAGCTGGTTAGCTATCAGAATAACATCGCCGATGTGCAGCACCGGCGGGGAAGACGCCTCCACGGACTGCAGCTGCCCCTGCATCCCCTTCAGCTCTTCGGCTGGCTGGTGCTCCTTCTGTTCGGCGTGGCCAGCTACTGGGTGCTCATACCGGCCTTTCACACGCCCCTGCAGGGACCCCTCTATGGTCTGATCACCGGCCTCTATCTGGTCCACATTGCCTCCCATCTCACCGCCCTGCTGACGGATCCCGCGGACAAGGAGCTCCGGCGGGTGCATCGCAACGATCGGATCGTGCCCGAATTCGATCGGACGAAGCACGGTCACGTGATCGAGAACGGGCGGTGCCATCTGTGCAACATCCGGACCTCGTCGAGCCGCACGAAGCACTGTTCGGTGTGCAACAAGTGCGTGGGCAAGTTCGATCACCACTGCAAGTGGCTGAATCACTGCATCGGCTCGCGGAACTATGTGGCCTTCCTGATGTGCGTGGTCAGTGCGGTGGTGGCCACCCTCGTCATCGTGGCCGCCGTGGTGGCGCAGATCGTCTTCTACTACATCCAGCCGGAGTGGCTGAGCTTCTACTGGTGTCGCCTGGGCTCCGAGGTGAACACGAGCCACCATCACATTGCCTTGGATGGCGGCGACTATATAAACCTTACACTGAGCCTGGGCATGGAGCAACAGCCTGCAAtggaggaagaggagcagcGGCGACGGGTAATGGATGATGACGatgagcagctgctgctgttacaGGCGAACGCCACCATCTCCTCCACTCTGCCCACACTCCTGGAGAATTTTACGGCGTTGATTGAAGCTAGCACAACGCAGCCGGAAATTTCACTCACCAATCACACGGTAACACCTGTGGTCGGAGGAATCGGAGTCAACGAGACCAttttcctgctcctgctgggtGTCCTGGGCCTGCTGGCCGCTGTCAGCGCCGGCTTGCTGCTCCACCTGTGCTTCTTTCACATCTACATCTCGTTTTTGGGACTGACCACCTACGAGTATATCAGGAACCACCGTCAGGCACAGGAGGCCAAAGCCAAGCAGCTCCAGGAGGCCGCTCCTCCCACGGGAGTGGCCAAGAATGGCAGTGTTCACTTCTCGGCCTCCATGCCCGAGCCACACATTCCGTCCAAGTCGTTGCCGGGCGGCCAGCAGCTTTACTGCTGTTCAAGTGCCCCGCATCCCAGCCAGCAGCAGAAccaggaggcggcggcggtggggCAAACGAGAGAGCAATCCATGAGGATGCATTGCTGCGCCAGCTCTAGGGAGTTCCACCAGAGCCGGCAGGCCATCTACGTGTGCTCGGTGCTAGAGGAGCGGCGGGTTCCCCAGCAGGTTCAGTTGGAACAGGACACCCTGAGCAGCTTCCACTGCTGCTCCAGCTTCGCAGCCAGCTCCCTGCAGCGTCGCGTTAGCCTGGCCAAGGGTTCACTGCTCTCCGCGGAGCCGCGACCGCAACGACCGGCCACATATCTCCAGTACACAGAGCAGTGCACCCTGTGCACTTTCCGCCTGAGAAGGGGCACGGCATCCGGATCCTCGGGGGCTGTGAGCAGTGCCGGCGGAAGTAGTAGCACTCGCACTCTGACCAGTCAGACGGGCGGATCCTCGTCGTCAGCGACAGCGGCTGGGAATATCTCAAAGCACCAGCGCTGGCGGAGGAAATGGAACTGCTGCGCCTCGGTCCCTGATAGTCCCGATGTGCCCAATGATCTCCTTGCTGCCTTGACATTCCGGGAGCGAGAAGAGGCGGCCGCTGCGGCCAAACTGAGTGCCCAGGAGCTGCCCCCCATACAGTTCATACGCACCCTGAACGGCGGTGTGGATCAGGAACTGCCGCTGAAGCCTGCAACCATCCCCTCGACGCCACCGAGGAGCTCCAGGCTGCGGCACATGTTGCGCCTGCTGGGACGCTACCGAAGACCGCGCTGTCGTCATGGTGGGCACCACGGCGGCATTGCGGCGGGCAAGGAGCATCACCAGAATCATGGTGGGTCCGGCATCAAGCAGAATCAAATACGTccgctgcagctgcaggcGGCGGGGCGTGGCTATGCCACCTCGACAGCGACGCCCACACCGCCGGCCAGCTCGCCGAGCCGGAGTTCCCTGGAGAGCAGCGAGCTGAGCACCAGTCCATCGAGCGGCGGGCAGAAGGAGGTGATGCTGCTGCCCACATCCGTGATAAGGGACGACAGTGTGACCACCTACACGCTGACCTTGCCGCCCGCCCTGCCGCCGCCGACGAGGAGGAAAATGAACCAGACCAGCCAGGAGCTGGCCGAGCTGGCCAAGACCTTGGGATTCGCCAGCAACCTGCAGCAGCAATCGTGCCAGACAAACAGCCGGACCTTGCCCAGTTTGGGCAACGTCTACCGGAGGCAGAGGAGAAAGCACTTCCTGAGGACCCGGTCCCCCACTCTGTCGCCCATCCACGAATCCGGCCTTTCGAATCCAACCTCGCCGCAGCCACTGAGGCACCATCATCTTGCCAATGCAACCAACTCCAATCCGGCCAAAGCCACGTCCTCGCCAACGCTGCTTAATCGCGGCACTCTGGGATCCGGTAACTCGGCCCTTCTCGTCCAGAATCTGTGCAGTTTGGCGGGCGAAACCCTAAGGAAGACCGCCTCCAACAGCTCCCTGCAGAGCATCAGCTCCAATTCGAGCAGCACCTAG
- the Dus1 gene encoding tRNA-dihydrouridine(16/17) synthase [NAD(P)(+)]-like isoform X2 produces MVNTDEGPDEATKAVSSSKLKGYDFYRSTLGSPRYVVAPMVDQSELAWRMLCRRYGAQLCYSPMFHANLFATDPKYRKDALQTCAADRPLIIQFCGNDAEQILEAALAAQDHCDAVDINLGCPQAIAKRGHYGSFLQEEWELLTEIVSTLNAKLSIPVTCKIRIFEDRDKTIRYAKMLEAAGCQLLTVHGRTREQKGPLTGVADWSYIKDVRQHIKIPMFANGNILSLEDVHRCLEATGVDGVMSAEGNLHNPAIFQGIAPPVWQMAKEYLELVELYPCPSSYIRGHLFKLFHHLMNISQNSELRETLATANQLKQFQTVVDKVQAKYEPYQRGDMTYEPEDMEVNLSAETGEDRLRLEPWLCQPYIRASPESHRQKIAEKERAAEDPNRAKRQYFDKEGNEISRKRMKKLRRRQRRPNKTEAQIQLRHERRLEYCTECANPQGSKCEFRLCRVCCKDRCYSTDCDCPGHGILIKSRRAKAKQFEEHSAQPASPTVEAKDPL; encoded by the exons ATGGTCAACACAGACGAGGGCCCGGATGAGGCTACGAAGGCAGTCTCTTCCAGCAAACTGAAAGGCTACGACTTCTATCGCTCCACGCTGGGATCACCGCGCTATGTGGTGGCACCCATGGTGGACCAGAGCGAGCTGGCCTGGCGGATGCTGTGCCGCCGATACGGAGCCCAGCTCTGCTACTCGCCCATGTTCCATGCCAACCTGTTCGCCACGGATCCCAAGTACCGGAAGGATGCGCTGCAGACATGTGCCGCCGACAGACCCCTGATCATACAGTTCTGCGGCAACGATGCCGAGCAGATTCTGGAGGCTGCGCTGGCGGCACAGGATCACTGCGATGCTGTGGACATTAATCTGGGCTGCCCACAGGCCATTGCCAAGAGGGGTCACTACGGATCGTTTCTGCAGGAAGAATGGGAACTGCTGACGGAGATTG TGAGCACCTTGAACGCCAAGCTCTCCATACCCGTGACCTGCAAGATCCGCATCTTTGAGGACCGCGACAAGACCATTCGCTATGCCAAGATGCTGGAGGCGGCCGGCTGTCAGCTCCTCACGGTCCATGGGCGGACGCGGGAGCAAAAGGGACCACTGACTGGTGTGGCAGATTGGAGTTACATTAAGGATGTGCGGCAGCACATTAAGATCCCCATGTTTGCCAACGGCAATATCCTGAGCCTGGAGGACGTGCACCGCTGCCTGGAGGCCACGGGCGTCGACGGCGTTATGAGCGCCGAGGGGAATCTGCACAATCCGGCCATTTTCCAAGGCATCGCACCGCCAGTCTGGCAGATGGCGAAGGAGTacttggagctggtggagctctATCCCTGCCCCAGCTCCTACATACGGGGACATCTCTTCAAGCTCTTCCACCACCT CATGAACATCAGCCAGAACTCGGAGCTCCGAGAGACCCTGGCCACAGCCAATCAGCTGAAGCAATTCCAAACTGTCGTGGACAAGGTGCAGGCCAAGTACGAGCCCTACCAAAGAGGCGATATGACCTACGAGCCCGAGGATATGGAAGTCAACCTCAGCGCGGAAACCGGTGAAGAT CGCCTACGCCTGGAGCCCTGGCTGTGCCAGCCGTACATTCGTGCCTCACCCGAATCCCATCGCCAAAAGATTGCCGAAAAGGAGCGCGCCGCCGAGGACCCCAACCGGGCCAAGCGGCAGTACTTTGACAAGGAAGGCAACGAGATCTCCCGCAAACGGATGAAGAAGCTGCGGCGACGCCAGCGCAGACCCAACAAAACGGAGGCCCAGATCCAGCTGCGCCACGAGCGACGCCTGGAATACTGCACGGAGTGCGCCAATCCCCAGGGATCCAAGTGCGAGTTTCGGCTGTGCCGCGTCTGCTGCAAGGACCGCTGCTACAGCACCGACTGCGACTGTCCCGGCCACGGGATCCTGATCAAGTCCCGGCGAGCCAAGGCCAAGCAGTTCGAGGAGCATTCAGCGCAGCCAGCATCACCCACAGTCGAGGCTAAGGACCCCCTGTGA
- the Dus1 gene encoding tRNA-dihydrouridine(16/17) synthase [NAD(P)(+)]-like isoform X1, which translates to MVNTDEGPDEATKAVSSSKLKGYDFYRSTLGSPRYVVAPMVDQSELAWRMLCRRYGAQLCYSPMFHANLFATDPKYRKDALQTCAADRPLIIQFCGNDAEQILEAALAAQDHCDAVDINLGCPQAIAKRGHYGSFLQEEWELLTEIVSTLNAKLSIPVTCKIRIFEDRDKTIRYAKMLEAAGCQLLTVHGRTREQKGPLTGVADWSYIKDVRQHIKIPMFANGNILSLEDVHRCLEATGVDGVMSAEGNLHNPAIFQGIAPPVWQMAKEYLELVELYPCPSSYIRGHLFKLFHHLMNISQNSELRETLATANQLKQFQTVVDKVQAKYEPYQRGDMTYEPEDMEVNLSAETGEDQRLRLEPWLCQPYIRASPESHRQKIAEKERAAEDPNRAKRQYFDKEGNEISRKRMKKLRRRQRRPNKTEAQIQLRHERRLEYCTECANPQGSKCEFRLCRVCCKDRCYSTDCDCPGHGILIKSRRAKAKQFEEHSAQPASPTVEAKDPL; encoded by the exons ATGGTCAACACAGACGAGGGCCCGGATGAGGCTACGAAGGCAGTCTCTTCCAGCAAACTGAAAGGCTACGACTTCTATCGCTCCACGCTGGGATCACCGCGCTATGTGGTGGCACCCATGGTGGACCAGAGCGAGCTGGCCTGGCGGATGCTGTGCCGCCGATACGGAGCCCAGCTCTGCTACTCGCCCATGTTCCATGCCAACCTGTTCGCCACGGATCCCAAGTACCGGAAGGATGCGCTGCAGACATGTGCCGCCGACAGACCCCTGATCATACAGTTCTGCGGCAACGATGCCGAGCAGATTCTGGAGGCTGCGCTGGCGGCACAGGATCACTGCGATGCTGTGGACATTAATCTGGGCTGCCCACAGGCCATTGCCAAGAGGGGTCACTACGGATCGTTTCTGCAGGAAGAATGGGAACTGCTGACGGAGATTG TGAGCACCTTGAACGCCAAGCTCTCCATACCCGTGACCTGCAAGATCCGCATCTTTGAGGACCGCGACAAGACCATTCGCTATGCCAAGATGCTGGAGGCGGCCGGCTGTCAGCTCCTCACGGTCCATGGGCGGACGCGGGAGCAAAAGGGACCACTGACTGGTGTGGCAGATTGGAGTTACATTAAGGATGTGCGGCAGCACATTAAGATCCCCATGTTTGCCAACGGCAATATCCTGAGCCTGGAGGACGTGCACCGCTGCCTGGAGGCCACGGGCGTCGACGGCGTTATGAGCGCCGAGGGGAATCTGCACAATCCGGCCATTTTCCAAGGCATCGCACCGCCAGTCTGGCAGATGGCGAAGGAGTacttggagctggtggagctctATCCCTGCCCCAGCTCCTACATACGGGGACATCTCTTCAAGCTCTTCCACCACCT CATGAACATCAGCCAGAACTCGGAGCTCCGAGAGACCCTGGCCACAGCCAATCAGCTGAAGCAATTCCAAACTGTCGTGGACAAGGTGCAGGCCAAGTACGAGCCCTACCAAAGAGGCGATATGACCTACGAGCCCGAGGATATGGAAGTCAACCTCAGCGCGGAAACCGGTGAAGAT CAGCGCCTACGCCTGGAGCCCTGGCTGTGCCAGCCGTACATTCGTGCCTCACCCGAATCCCATCGCCAAAAGATTGCCGAAAAGGAGCGCGCCGCCGAGGACCCCAACCGGGCCAAGCGGCAGTACTTTGACAAGGAAGGCAACGAGATCTCCCGCAAACGGATGAAGAAGCTGCGGCGACGCCAGCGCAGACCCAACAAAACGGAGGCCCAGATCCAGCTGCGCCACGAGCGACGCCTGGAATACTGCACGGAGTGCGCCAATCCCCAGGGATCCAAGTGCGAGTTTCGGCTGTGCCGCGTCTGCTGCAAGGACCGCTGCTACAGCACCGACTGCGACTGTCCCGGCCACGGGATCCTGATCAAGTCCCGGCGAGCCAAGGCCAAGCAGTTCGAGGAGCATTCAGCGCAGCCAGCATCACCCACAGTCGAGGCTAAGGACCCCCTGTGA
- the Rpp30 gene encoding ribonuclease P protein subunit p30 yields MEQTRPFYDFCIPFNKDDKVMRALLNELVELGYKTIAIDQSFDHSRKEAGKRGSEMFPEPHKVEHLRKEFGDKLRILQRITILYVDVNVAHAMSVSLNLRKFNLIAGQPKTDAALTHCCTTFNGDLVTFDPAAGSRLMVNRKAYQVAVRRGMFFEIKYGPAIADSNNRKDMIKVAHNYGIKGKSRNIIFSSGAEHQFQLRGPYDVANLAFIFGLSEDQGKNAVDRHCRQLFLRAESRRLGKTIMFVKGGGPIVFSDSSDDNQGDSQDDEMEGCPKEEELDEESDGANGENNEEEENKPANKRLKTA; encoded by the exons ATGGAGCAGACAAGGCCGTTCTACGACTTTTGCATACCCTTCAACAAGGACGACAAGGTGATGCGGGCCCTGCTCAACGAGTTGGTGGAGT TGGGCTACAAGACCATCGCCATCGACCAGAGTTTCGATCACAGCCGGAAGGAGGCGGGCAAGAGGGGCTCCGAGATGTTCCCAGAGCCGCACAAGGTCGAGCATCTGCGCAAGGAGTTCGGGGACAAGCTGCGGATCCTGCAGAGAATCACCATTCTCTACGTGGATGTCAATGTGGCGCACGCGATG AGCGTCTCCCTGAACCTGCGCAAGTTCAATCTGATTGCTGGCCAGCCCAAGACGGATGCCGCCTTGACC cACTGCTGCACCACCTTCAACGGTGACCTGGTAACCTTCGATCCTGCGGCAGGATCACGGCTTATGGTCAATCGGAAGGCCTACCAGGTGGCCGTGCGACGTGGCATGTTCTTCGAAATCAAGTACGGGCCCGCGATAGCCGATTCGAACAACAGGAAGGACATGATCAAGGTGGCCCACAATTATGGCATCAAGGGAAAGTCCCGGAACATCATCTTCAGCAGCGGAGCGGAGCACCAGTTCCAACTGCGGGGACCCTACGATGTGGCCAATCT AGCCTTCATCTTCGGCCTGTCGGAGGATCAAGGCAAGAATGCTGTGGACCGCCACTGCCGGCAGCTCTTCCTGAGGGCCGAGTCGCGACGCCTGGGCAAGACCATCATGTTCGTGAAAGGCGGCGGACCCATTGTCTTCTCAGACAGCTCGGATGACAACCAGGGCGACTCGCAGGACGACGAAATGGAGGGATGTCcgaaggaggaggagttggaTGAGGAGAGTGATGGAGCTAATGGAGAAAATAACGAGGAAGAAGAAAACAAGCCGGCGAATAAAAGACTGAAAACCGCGTAA